One window of the Chryseobacterium sp. CY350 genome contains the following:
- a CDS encoding toxin-antitoxin system YwqK family antitoxin, translated as MMKNIVLTLLSIFVFVSCKTKEINQYKKFPDKSQKRHGNWREEYSSDQGTLIALGKYKNGEKVGVWKTTFEDKLYQKDKIRKNLTKTKLYHSNGKIMEKGQSRLDISDVQRHWYYFGDWTYYDENGKLKYVKKYSDGKKVDSISFLR; from the coding sequence ATGATGAAAAATATTGTACTTACACTGCTCTCAATTTTTGTTTTTGTTTCCTGCAAAACAAAGGAAATTAATCAATACAAAAAATTCCCGGATAAAAGCCAAAAACGACATGGCAATTGGCGGGAAGAATATTCTTCAGATCAGGGAACTCTTATTGCGCTTGGTAAATATAAAAACGGAGAAAAAGTAGGAGTCTGGAAAACAACTTTTGAAGATAAACTGTATCAAAAAGATAAAATCAGAAAAAATTTAACGAAGACTAAATTGTATCATTCGAATGGTAAAATAATGGAGAAAGGTCAGTCTAGATTAGATATTTCTGACGTTCAGAGACATTGGTATTATTTCGGTGACTGGACATACTATGATGAAAACGGAAAGTTGAAGTATGTAAAAAAATATTCCGACGGCAAAAAAGTCGACAGTATTTCTTTTCTAAGGTGA
- a CDS encoding ABC transporter permease subunit, with amino-acid sequence MIAIFKKELWSYFGNWSAWMIIAAFSLIMTLFLFFFENDSNIFDIGLASLQSYFVLVPWLLMFIIPALSMKTFAEEQQTGTLNWLFSQPLKVSELVFGKFLSVWVVGILCLIPSLIYLYTVYVLGVPEGNIDLGMTFGSYFGLIILIAAFAGVGILASSLSQNQIMAYLLGIFMCFIMYFGIEQLASYKLLGGADFILQNIGFYQHFLGFTRGLIDFKDVAYFVFVIGLTLALSNHFITKKK; translated from the coding sequence ATGATTGCAATTTTTAAAAAAGAACTTTGGAGTTACTTTGGAAACTGGAGCGCATGGATGATTATTGCGGCTTTCAGTCTGATAATGACTCTGTTTCTCTTTTTCTTCGAGAACGATTCTAATATTTTTGATATTGGGCTGGCTTCTTTACAAAGCTATTTCGTTTTGGTTCCGTGGTTGTTGATGTTTATAATTCCGGCACTGTCGATGAAAACATTTGCAGAAGAACAGCAAACCGGAACATTGAACTGGCTTTTTTCTCAGCCTTTAAAGGTTTCAGAATTGGTTTTTGGTAAATTTCTCTCAGTTTGGGTAGTTGGAATTTTGTGTCTCATTCCTTCACTCATTTATCTCTATACCGTTTACGTTTTGGGAGTTCCGGAAGGAAATATCGATTTAGGAATGACATTCGGAAGTTATTTCGGATTAATTATTCTGATCGCAGCATTTGCGGGAGTTGGAATTTTAGCTTCTTCGCTATCTCAAAATCAGATCATGGCTTATTTGCTTGGAATTTTTATGTGTTTCATCATGTATTTCGGTATTGAGCAGTTGGCGAGTTACAAATTGTTGGGCGGAGCAGATTTCATCTTGCAGAATATCGGTTTTTATCAGCATTTTTTAGGCTTTACGAGAGGTTTGATTGATTTTAAAGATGTAGCCTATTTTGTGTTTGTCATCGGTCTTACGTTGGCATTGTCTAATCATTTTATCACTAAAAAGAAGTAA
- the kbl gene encoding glycine C-acetyltransferase — translation MISEKYLENLQNELTNIENDGLFKKERIITSQQSAEIEANGKRLLNFCANNYLGLSNHPEVMKASQDMIESHGYGMSSVRFICGTQDIHKQLEEKIAKFLGLEDTILYAACFDANGGVFEPLFTDEDAIISDELNHASIIDGVRLCKAARYRYKNNNMEDLEAQLIAASEKNHRFKIIVTDGVFSMDGIVADLKGVCDLADKYDALVMVDDSHATGFIGKTGRGTHEANEVMGRVDIITSTLGKALGGALGGFTSGKKEIIDMLRQRSRPYLFSNSLAPGIVGAALKVIDMISDDTTLRDQVMENAEYFRKEMKAKGFDIPEGDAAIVPVMLYDAKLAQKMAEKLMDEGIYVIGFFYPVVPKEKARIRVQLSAAHTREHLDKAIAGFEKVGKELGVIS, via the coding sequence ATGATCTCTGAAAAGTATCTTGAAAATCTACAGAACGAACTGACAAATATTGAAAACGACGGTCTTTTTAAAAAAGAAAGAATCATCACGTCGCAGCAAAGTGCAGAAATAGAAGCCAATGGAAAAAGGCTGCTGAATTTTTGTGCCAACAATTATCTCGGACTTTCGAATCATCCTGAAGTGATGAAAGCTTCTCAAGATATGATTGAATCTCATGGTTACGGGATGTCTTCGGTACGTTTTATCTGCGGAACTCAGGATATTCACAAACAATTAGAAGAGAAAATTGCTAAGTTCTTAGGCCTTGAAGACACCATTTTGTACGCAGCTTGTTTTGATGCAAACGGAGGAGTTTTCGAACCTTTATTTACAGATGAAGATGCGATTATTTCTGATGAGCTGAATCACGCTTCGATTATTGATGGAGTTCGTCTTTGTAAAGCGGCAAGATACCGTTATAAAAACAATAATATGGAAGATCTTGAAGCGCAGTTAATTGCCGCTTCAGAGAAAAATCACAGATTCAAAATCATCGTTACCGACGGCGTTTTCTCGATGGATGGAATTGTTGCAGACTTGAAAGGAGTTTGCGATCTGGCAGATAAATATGATGCTTTGGTCATGGTAGACGATTCTCACGCAACAGGTTTTATAGGAAAAACAGGTCGTGGTACGCACGAGGCAAACGAAGTGATGGGTAGAGTAGATATTATTACTTCAACTCTTGGAAAGGCTTTGGGTGGTGCTTTAGGAGGATTTACTTCGGGTAAAAAAGAAATCATTGATATGCTGAGACAGCGTTCTCGTCCGTATTTATTTTCAAACTCATTAGCTCCCGGAATTGTTGGGGCAGCTTTGAAAGTAATAGACATGATTTCTGATGATACAACACTTAGAGATCAGGTGATGGAAAATGCAGAATATTTCAGAAAAGAAATGAAAGCTAAAGGTTTTGATATTCCTGAAGGTGATGCGGCGATTGTTCCTGTGATGCTGTACGATGCAAAATTGGCTCAGAAAATGGCTGAAAAGTTGATGGATGAAGGCATTTATGTGATAGGATTCTTCTACCCGGTTGTTCCTAAGGAAAAAGCGAGAATCAGAGTACAGCTTTCTGCAGCTCACACAAGAGAACATTTGGACAAAGCAATTGCCGGTTTTGAAAAAGTAGGGAAAGAATTGGGAGTGATTTCTTAG
- a CDS encoding M1 family aminopeptidase, which yields MKKNYLFIFSILISQIFFAQENLEKKGLMAKEMKSFTSKMNVGNTNPNTLNYDLQYQRMDVSINPSVAQISGSVTSHFKPTQAMSSIYFDLSNQLTVSQVTFHGQPLAFQQLATKEVKINFTSSVPANVLDSLTIQYSGVPPTTNNAFFTNIQGGNPVLSTLNEPYGAQDWFPTKQSLNDKIDRFDIKVTTPSQYSVASNGRLMSETILGSGQKVTFWRTQYPTAAYLVALSITNFVKLNDTIGNPPFPFVNYIYPSTSTNTASMTNIEWTKTVMNTFETYFGPYPFRNEKYGHMEFTAGGGMEHQTMSSMGAWSKQLVAHELAHQWFGDKVTCGAWNDIWLNEGFATFGEHVANEKLLMTNTQFLSYLLDQKNFITNANGGSVYVSDANLGNIGTIFDGRLTYAKGGYVVRMIKWILGETVFYQALKDYHARPNLAYNYVKTSDFNTSLLQSTGKDFTGFFADWIYGQGQPTYDIRWKQAGNALTFKASQTQSHSSVSFFDMPLPIKVNGTGGQVAYFALDNTSNNQYFTETVAFPVASVEFNYEYHILEKNSTVIQDNTLSTAEIKLSEFTIYPNPAKDELFVSGLKRPTDFSIYTADGRLVRKGITDKKIDISLLSKGVYLINIGNTNFKFVKE from the coding sequence AAAGAAATGAAGTCTTTTACTTCAAAAATGAATGTCGGAAATACAAATCCGAATACTTTAAACTACGATCTTCAATATCAAAGGATGGATGTAAGCATCAATCCGTCGGTGGCTCAGATATCGGGTTCTGTAACTTCTCATTTTAAGCCTACACAGGCAATGAGCAGTATTTATTTTGATCTGAGTAATCAACTTACAGTTTCTCAGGTTACTTTCCATGGTCAGCCTCTTGCTTTTCAGCAGTTGGCTACAAAAGAAGTGAAAATTAACTTTACATCTTCTGTTCCTGCCAATGTCTTAGATTCTTTGACGATACAGTATAGCGGTGTTCCACCAACGACAAACAATGCTTTCTTTACCAATATTCAGGGTGGAAATCCGGTTCTTTCTACTTTAAATGAACCTTACGGCGCACAAGATTGGTTTCCTACGAAGCAAAGTTTAAATGATAAGATCGATCGGTTCGATATTAAAGTGACTACGCCATCTCAATATAGTGTAGCTTCAAACGGCAGATTGATGAGCGAAACAATTTTAGGAAGCGGACAAAAAGTAACGTTCTGGAGAACCCAATATCCTACAGCAGCGTATTTGGTAGCTTTGTCAATTACAAATTTTGTTAAACTTAATGACACGATTGGTAATCCGCCATTTCCTTTTGTGAACTATATCTATCCGTCCACATCAACAAATACGGCAAGTATGACTAATATTGAGTGGACGAAAACAGTTATGAATACATTTGAAACATATTTCGGTCCGTATCCTTTCAGAAATGAGAAATACGGTCATATGGAATTCACAGCAGGCGGCGGGATGGAACATCAGACGATGTCTTCTATGGGAGCGTGGAGCAAACAGCTTGTTGCGCATGAGCTGGCGCATCAATGGTTTGGAGATAAAGTGACCTGCGGAGCATGGAATGATATTTGGCTAAATGAAGGTTTTGCGACATTTGGAGAACATGTTGCCAACGAAAAATTATTGATGACCAATACTCAGTTTTTAAGCTATCTTTTAGATCAGAAAAATTTTATTACCAATGCTAATGGTGGAAGTGTATATGTTTCCGATGCAAATTTAGGTAATATAGGAACTATTTTTGACGGCAGATTAACCTACGCAAAGGGTGGATATGTTGTAAGAATGATCAAATGGATTTTAGGTGAAACCGTTTTTTATCAGGCTCTTAAAGATTATCATGCAAGACCGAATTTGGCATATAACTATGTGAAAACTTCAGATTTCAACACATCTTTATTACAATCAACGGGAAAAGATTTTACAGGTTTTTTCGCAGATTGGATCTACGGTCAAGGTCAGCCAACTTATGATATTCGTTGGAAGCAGGCCGGGAACGCCCTTACTTTCAAAGCTTCGCAAACGCAGAGTCACTCATCGGTAAGTTTTTTCGATATGCCTTTGCCTATAAAAGTTAACGGAACTGGCGGTCAGGTTGCTTATTTTGCTCTTGATAATACCTCAAACAATCAGTACTTTACAGAAACAGTAGCATTTCCGGTTGCGAGTGTAGAATTTAATTACGAATACCACATTTTGGAGAAAAACTCTACAGTGATACAAGATAATACTTTGAGCACTGCAGAAATCAAACTTTCAGAATTTACAATTTATCCAAATCCCGCAAAAGATGAATTATTTGTTTCAGGTTTAAAAAGACCTACAGATTTTTCAATATATACGGCCGACGGCAGATTGGTTAGAAAAGGAATTACCGACAAAAAGATTGATATTTCTTTATTATCTAAAGGAGTTTATTTGATCAACATTGGAAATACTAATTTTAAATTTGTAAAAGAGTAA
- a CDS encoding CopD family protein, with amino-acid sequence MLYTIIKALHIIFMVSYFAGIFYLVRIFVYYKDTDDFAEEKKKILREQYIFMARRLWNIITVPAGVIMAVCGLIMIILNTGLMKMPWFHLKLTFLVGLAVFHYWAWRKLNVIKNLNGDTLSTSNVKLRQINEIATFILFLVVFTVILKSSVIEYWWQLITGFFILVFLIMMTVKLVNKSKKNK; translated from the coding sequence ATGCTGTATACCATCATCAAGGCGTTGCATATTATTTTTATGGTCAGTTATTTTGCGGGAATATTTTATCTCGTGAGAATTTTTGTGTACTATAAAGATACCGACGATTTTGCAGAAGAAAAAAAGAAAATTCTTAGAGAACAATATATCTTCATGGCACGCAGATTATGGAATATCATCACGGTTCCCGCAGGTGTCATTATGGCGGTTTGTGGTCTTATCATGATTATTTTGAATACCGGCTTAATGAAAATGCCGTGGTTTCATCTTAAACTAACTTTTCTGGTTGGTTTGGCGGTCTTCCACTATTGGGCTTGGCGAAAACTTAATGTAATTAAGAATCTAAACGGTGACACGCTTTCTACTTCTAATGTGAAACTGAGACAGATCAACGAGATTGCAACATTCATATTATTTCTTGTTGTCTTTACAGTCATTCTTAAATCTTCTGTCATTGAATATTGGTGGCAATTAATCACCGGCTTTTTCATTCTTGTATTTTTAATTATGATGACGGTGAAACTAGTGAATAAGAGTAAAAAAAATAAATAA